The following proteins come from a genomic window of Streptomyces sp. ALI-76-A:
- a CDS encoding glycosyltransferase family 4 protein, producing MSTSAIGKPRPLRVLQITSAAVGGNWFHDQVRGLAELGNEVCAVLPREGPLADRLREVRGVRVEIIPFGVPHRIGQLPVLMAGHWRLMRFVRAYRPDVIHSHLIIAKLVARVVSAACPSALVVSQVPGLVHLRIAPFRILERLSLRRDDLVLGSCRAIARRYQAMGARSVAVSYYGCDVHRFDPATSPDAFRREFGLTDDTPAVGMVAYMYASKLREFRQVGVKGHEVFLDAIPLILRQNPEARFFVVGDELVGDGKYRRELERRAARLGIADRIRFTGFRSDISSVMAGLDILVNPSMDESACYTVVEALLMRKGVVATDVGGLPDTVQHGRTGLLIPPADPPALAQAVNALLADPAARLRMADRGRELALRQFDIAGTVGQVNELYHQALAARERRRLLRRESPA from the coding sequence ATGAGCACATCCGCGATCGGGAAGCCGCGACCGCTGCGCGTCCTGCAGATCACCTCGGCCGCCGTCGGCGGAAACTGGTTCCACGACCAGGTGCGGGGCCTTGCCGAGCTGGGAAACGAGGTGTGCGCGGTGCTGCCCCGAGAGGGCCCGCTCGCCGACCGGCTGCGCGAGGTCCGCGGCGTCCGGGTGGAAATCATCCCGTTCGGAGTGCCTCATCGGATCGGACAACTACCAGTGCTGATGGCTGGGCATTGGCGGCTGATGAGATTCGTCAGGGCATACAGGCCGGATGTCATCCATTCGCATCTGATCATCGCGAAGCTCGTGGCCCGAGTGGTGTCGGCCGCCTGCCCGTCCGCGCTGGTCGTGTCGCAGGTTCCCGGGCTGGTGCATCTTCGGATCGCGCCCTTCCGGATCCTGGAGCGGCTTTCGCTGCGCCGGGACGATCTGGTGCTCGGATCGTGCCGGGCGATCGCGCGCCGCTACCAGGCCATGGGAGCGCGGTCGGTCGCGGTCAGCTACTACGGCTGCGACGTACACCGCTTCGATCCGGCAACCTCGCCGGATGCGTTCCGCCGTGAGTTCGGCCTCACCGACGACACCCCGGCTGTCGGCATGGTCGCCTACATGTACGCGAGCAAGTTGCGGGAGTTCCGCCAGGTCGGTGTCAAGGGGCACGAAGTCTTCCTCGACGCCATCCCGCTGATCCTGCGTCAGAACCCCGAGGCCAGGTTCTTCGTGGTCGGCGACGAACTGGTCGGTGACGGGAAGTACCGGCGCGAGCTGGAACGCCGCGCCGCCCGGCTCGGCATCGCCGACCGGATCCGGTTCACCGGTTTCCGGTCCGACATCAGCTCGGTCATGGCCGGGCTGGACATCCTGGTGAACCCGTCCATGGACGAGTCCGCCTGCTATACCGTGGTGGAGGCGTTGCTCATGCGAAAGGGTGTGGTGGCGACCGACGTCGGTGGCCTGCCGGACACCGTCCAGCACGGCCGCACCGGCCTGTTGATCCCGCCCGCCGATCCCCCGGCACTGGCACAGGCCGTGAACGCACTGCTCGCCGATCCCGCAGCGCGTCTCCGCATGGCCGACCGGGGCCGTGAACTCGCGCTCCGGCAGTTCGACATCGCCGGCACAGTCGGCCAGGTGAACGAGCTGTACCACCAGGCACTGGCCGCGCGGGAACGTCGCAGGCTGCTCCGCAGGGAGAGCCCGGCGTGA